A genomic segment from uncultured Alistipes sp. encodes:
- a CDS encoding BamA/TamA family outer membrane protein: MGKLCRIIVAALLGLVGSACSVTRHIPEGSYLVQQVKVESDRTVPRRERIPASELEKYVRQSPNKRFLGTNFYVWLYEQANPAKENRWNEWKRKIGEAPVLLDQSLTQKSAENLKVYMDSKGFFNSQVSFRVDTVSRRKRAKVYYHTHQGAPYRIDSISYEFQDRFLEQIVLPDTSRTLLRQGAIYDVTVLDAERERITEYLRDRGYYNFSVNNIMYLADTLGGGRKVDLRVVVKQYLSGYDARGKAVMDNNMVYRIDRINIFPDYDPTELRNDTTLFSRLDTTYYRGLNIIYEKRPNLRPRVLRQTVPLYPNYIYNSSQVNRAYADLMSLGYFKSTRIAFEEQPQRVDSTNYVSFIGSSADSTQTTLYTREGYLTCNILCTPTLRQSVKVDLEGSTTSSFYGLKATVGYQNRNIFRGAESFDMSFTAGYEFMKAPDARKKRATEFGITAGLTFPRFLAPWHMRRFRNVNQPRTKIEISVNFQDRPYYARTLSSAGLTYLWTNNRYSSFSLRPIDINVIDMTRPVDPEFLGSTQNKYLINSFSTQFIGGLSFGYSYNNQRKNFGGNATTVRFNGETAGNLIDAVEHAFFSPAAGKDYYTIFGIQYSQYFRTDLSVSRKIMLGDVTALVGHLYGGVAMAYGNSESVPFDRQFYCGGSNGMRGWAPRTLGQGSVANPHNAFPVQTGDVKLEANLELRFPIWGMIHGATFFDVGNIWYIRQNPNEYSDDAVFHFDRFYRQLGFNTGLGLRFDIKFAVLRLDWGIQLHNPNNPAGERWIHNFKWKNTALNFGVGYPF, translated from the coding sequence GTGGGCAAGCTGTGCCGCATAATCGTTGCAGCGCTGCTGGGCCTGGTGGGCTCGGCGTGCAGCGTCACGCGGCATATTCCCGAGGGCAGCTACCTTGTGCAGCAGGTGAAGGTGGAATCCGACCGGACGGTTCCGCGCCGGGAGCGGATCCCGGCTTCGGAGCTGGAGAAGTACGTGCGCCAGAGTCCGAACAAACGCTTCCTGGGAACGAATTTCTACGTCTGGCTCTACGAACAGGCCAATCCTGCGAAGGAGAACCGCTGGAACGAATGGAAACGGAAGATCGGCGAAGCCCCGGTGCTGCTGGACCAGAGCCTTACGCAGAAGAGCGCCGAGAACCTGAAGGTCTACATGGATTCGAAAGGGTTCTTCAATTCGCAGGTCTCGTTCCGGGTCGACACCGTGTCGCGTCGCAAACGGGCGAAGGTCTACTACCATACGCATCAGGGCGCCCCTTACCGGATCGATTCGATTTCCTACGAATTCCAGGACCGGTTCCTCGAACAGATCGTTCTCCCGGATACGTCGCGGACGCTGCTCCGGCAGGGGGCGATCTACGACGTGACGGTGCTGGATGCCGAACGGGAACGGATTACGGAGTACCTGCGGGACCGGGGTTACTACAACTTCTCGGTGAACAACATCATGTACCTGGCCGATACGCTGGGCGGAGGCCGGAAGGTGGACCTTCGGGTGGTCGTCAAGCAGTACCTGTCGGGTTACGATGCCCGAGGCAAGGCCGTGATGGACAACAACATGGTCTACCGCATCGACCGGATCAACATCTTCCCGGACTACGACCCGACGGAGCTCCGGAACGATACGACACTCTTCTCGCGGCTGGATACGACCTACTACCGGGGTCTGAACATCATCTACGAAAAACGTCCGAACCTGCGGCCGCGGGTGTTGCGTCAGACGGTCCCGCTCTACCCGAACTACATCTACAACTCGTCGCAGGTCAACCGGGCCTATGCGGACCTGATGTCGCTGGGCTATTTCAAGAGTACGCGGATTGCGTTTGAGGAGCAGCCGCAGCGTGTGGATTCCACGAACTACGTCTCGTTCATCGGATCGTCGGCGGACTCCACGCAGACGACGCTCTATACGCGGGAGGGTTATCTGACGTGCAACATCCTCTGTACGCCGACGCTGCGCCAGAGCGTGAAAGTGGACCTCGAAGGGAGCACGACGTCGAGTTTCTACGGACTGAAGGCCACGGTGGGTTACCAGAACCGGAATATTTTCCGGGGTGCGGAGTCTTTCGACATGTCGTTCACGGCGGGATACGAGTTCATGAAGGCCCCGGATGCGCGGAAGAAACGGGCCACGGAGTTCGGAATCACGGCGGGCCTGACCTTCCCGCGGTTCCTGGCGCCGTGGCACATGCGCCGCTTTCGGAACGTGAACCAGCCCCGGACGAAGATCGAGATTTCGGTGAATTTCCAGGACCGTCCCTACTATGCGCGGACGCTGTCGAGTGCGGGTCTGACATATCTGTGGACGAACAACCGCTATTCGAGTTTCTCGCTGCGGCCGATCGACATCAACGTGATCGACATGACCCGGCCGGTGGACCCGGAGTTTCTGGGGAGCACGCAGAACAAATACCTGATCAACAGTTTCAGCACGCAGTTCATCGGGGGACTGTCGTTCGGCTACAGCTACAACAACCAGCGGAAGAACTTCGGGGGCAACGCCACGACGGTCCGTTTCAACGGCGAGACGGCGGGCAACCTGATCGATGCCGTGGAGCACGCCTTTTTCTCCCCGGCGGCCGGGAAGGACTACTATACGATCTTCGGCATCCAGTATTCGCAGTATTTCCGGACGGACCTGAGTGTGAGCCGTAAAATCATGCTGGGGGACGTGACGGCACTGGTCGGACACCTCTACGGCGGTGTGGCGATGGCCTACGGGAATTCGGAGTCGGTTCCGTTCGATCGCCAGTTCTACTGCGGCGGCAGCAACGGTATGCGGGGCTGGGCGCCGCGAACGCTGGGTCAGGGTTCGGTGGCGAATCCGCACAACGCCTTCCCGGTGCAGACGGGCGATGTGAAACTGGAGGCGAATCTGGAACTGCGTTTCCCGATCTGGGGCATGATCCACGGTGCGACGTTCTTCGACGTGGGCAACATCTGGTATATCCGCCAGAATCCGAACGAGTATTCGGACGATGCGGTTTTCCATTTCGACCGTTTCTACCGGCAGTTGGGTTTCAACACGGGTCTGGGTCTTCGTTTCGACATCAAGTTTGCGGTGCTGCGCCTCGACTGGGGCATCCAGCTTCACAATCCGAACAATCCGGCGGGCGAGCGTTGGATCCACAACTTCAAGTGGAAGAATACGGCGCTGAACTTCGGGGTGGGTTATCCGTTTTAG
- a CDS encoding BamA/TamA family outer membrane protein, whose translation MKTRLNRIRGVLTAVGLLLLGACSTTRRIPEGEVLYTGVKHFRILPDSGVVLSAEAESAAREPLSVAPNNPLYSPYLRTPFPTGLWAWNYCYTPREKGFKYWFYKRLAKEPVLLSRVQPAVRTRVAEQALENHGYFGSRISDSLRYRKHGRKAKVDYTLRIARPWYYGSVEYPKVNPTMEPLIDSLRATSLIRSGAQYNLDTLTAEQQRITGILRNRGYYYFRPEYLEYLADTTQRRQQVDLRLNLKPNLPATALKPYRVGDVTVRLRNLQPGPVDTLRIRNATVFAQQPMKIRPRLLARTLTLEPGELFTVEAQNRTQTELNKLGIFRSVSLSVTPLDSLRGGDSLDVAIDARFDYPLEVALETDVTSKSNSFIGPGIALKVSNNNLFRGGEVLDVKLNGSYEWQTGNKNSGGRSSRLNSYELGLNANLNLPRLLLPREWVRRMRYPGSTSFQLGVDLMNRPRFFHLIAFSGSAGYNFQTSPYSHHALTVFKLTYNRLLHTTASFDQTMEENPSIAMSFRNQFVPSISYTYTFDKTYGATGNRRFYWQNSLTSAGNLLAGILRACGERQPQLLFGNQFSQFVKEVSEVKFYHRIGRRNNWLATRFLVGVGYAYGNSEVMPYSEQFYIGGANSIRAFTVRSIGPGSYRPPADDSDGYLDQTGDFKLEANIEYRFGIMGRLNGAVFLDAGNVWLLKNDPKRPGAELKWKGLLNEIALGTGFGLRYDISYLVIRADLGIGIHTPYPNPDKRGYYNISSFRDGLGFHLAIGYPF comes from the coding sequence ATGAAGACGAGGCTCAATAGAATCCGGGGCGTACTCACCGCCGTGGGGCTGCTGCTGCTCGGAGCCTGCTCCACAACCCGCCGTATCCCGGAGGGCGAGGTCCTCTACACCGGGGTGAAACACTTCCGCATCCTCCCCGATTCGGGGGTCGTACTCTCCGCCGAGGCCGAAAGCGCCGCCCGCGAACCCCTCTCCGTGGCTCCCAACAACCCGCTCTACAGCCCCTATCTGCGCACCCCCTTCCCGACCGGACTGTGGGCCTGGAACTACTGCTACACACCCCGCGAAAAGGGATTCAAATACTGGTTCTACAAACGGCTGGCCAAAGAGCCCGTCCTCCTCTCGAGGGTCCAGCCCGCAGTCCGCACCCGGGTCGCCGAACAGGCCCTCGAAAACCACGGCTATTTCGGCTCCCGCATCTCGGACTCCCTGCGCTACCGCAAGCACGGGCGCAAAGCAAAGGTCGACTACACACTCCGCATCGCACGACCCTGGTACTACGGCAGCGTCGAGTATCCGAAGGTCAACCCGACGATGGAGCCCCTGATCGACAGCCTCCGCGCCACCTCGCTGATCCGATCCGGCGCGCAGTACAACCTCGATACGCTGACCGCCGAACAGCAGCGGATCACCGGAATCCTCCGAAACCGCGGATACTACTACTTCCGCCCCGAATACCTCGAATACCTCGCCGATACGACCCAGCGCCGCCAACAGGTCGACCTGCGGCTGAATCTGAAACCCAATCTCCCGGCCACGGCCCTCAAGCCCTATCGTGTGGGGGATGTCACCGTGCGTCTCCGGAACCTTCAGCCCGGGCCCGTCGATACGCTCCGCATCCGCAACGCCACGGTATTCGCCCAGCAACCCATGAAGATCCGGCCTCGGCTCCTCGCCCGGACCCTCACCCTCGAACCCGGCGAGCTCTTTACCGTCGAGGCCCAGAACCGGACCCAAACCGAACTCAACAAGCTCGGCATCTTCCGATCCGTCAGCCTCTCGGTCACACCGCTCGATTCGCTGCGCGGCGGGGACTCGCTCGACGTCGCCATCGACGCCCGGTTCGACTACCCGCTGGAGGTCGCACTCGAAACCGATGTCACCTCCAAGTCAAACAGCTTCATCGGACCCGGTATCGCCCTCAAGGTCAGCAACAATAACCTCTTCCGCGGCGGCGAGGTCCTCGATGTCAAGCTGAACGGATCCTACGAGTGGCAGACCGGAAACAAAAACTCCGGAGGACGCTCCTCGCGGCTCAACTCCTATGAGCTGGGGCTCAATGCGAACCTGAACCTCCCCCGGCTGCTGCTGCCCCGCGAGTGGGTCCGCAGGATGCGCTATCCCGGAAGCACCTCGTTCCAGCTGGGTGTCGACCTGATGAACCGGCCCCGTTTCTTTCACCTGATTGCCTTCAGCGGGTCGGCAGGATACAATTTCCAGACATCCCCCTACAGCCACCACGCCCTCACGGTCTTCAAACTCACCTACAACCGGCTGCTCCATACCACCGCCAGTTTCGACCAGACCATGGAGGAGAACCCCTCCATCGCCATGAGTTTCCGGAACCAGTTCGTACCCTCGATCAGTTATACCTACACCTTCGACAAAACCTACGGCGCAACCGGAAACCGCCGCTTCTACTGGCAGAACAGCCTCACATCCGCCGGGAACCTCCTCGCCGGAATCCTGCGCGCCTGCGGCGAACGACAACCCCAACTCCTCTTCGGCAACCAGTTCTCGCAGTTCGTCAAGGAGGTCAGCGAAGTGAAGTTCTACCACCGCATCGGCCGCCGCAACAACTGGCTCGCAACCCGCTTCCTCGTCGGCGTGGGGTATGCCTACGGAAACTCCGAGGTGATGCCCTACAGCGAACAGTTCTACATCGGAGGAGCAAACAGCATCCGCGCCTTCACCGTCCGCTCCATAGGCCCCGGCAGCTACCGCCCGCCCGCCGACGACAGCGACGGATATCTCGACCAGACCGGCGATTTCAAACTCGAAGCCAATATCGAATACCGGTTCGGGATCATGGGACGTCTGAACGGCGCCGTCTTCCTCGACGCTGGAAATGTCTGGCTGCTGAAAAACGACCCCAAACGTCCGGGAGCCGAACTCAAATGGAAAGGACTGCTCAATGAAATCGCACTCGGAACCGGATTCGGGCTGCGCTACGACATCAGTTATCTGGTCATCCGCGCAGACCTCGGGATCGGCATCCACACCCCCTATCCCAATCCCGACAAACGGGGCTATTACAACATCTCCAGTTTCAGGGACGGGCTGGGATTCCACCTCGCCATCGGGTATCCCTTCTGA
- a CDS encoding nitroreductase family protein, translated as MKSVLFKHRSIRKFRPTPIPEEVLRECLEAATRASTCGNMQLYSLIVTRDRALREKLSPCHFNQPMVLEAPCLVTVCADVHRFTMWCEQRDADPAYDNFAWFLNASADAWLATQNLCVEAELHGLGICILGTTIYTAGDISRILELPKGVIPLTTVVLGYPAESPGLTDRLPLDAVVHYEKYTDYTTAEIDELWAEREESELTKRLLEENGLPNLAKIFTERRYVRRDNLAISESYFALLKEKGFFNH; from the coding sequence ATGAAAAGTGTGCTTTTCAAGCATCGTTCGATACGTAAATTCCGCCCGACGCCGATTCCCGAAGAGGTTCTGCGCGAATGCCTTGAAGCCGCCACGCGGGCTTCGACGTGCGGCAACATGCAGCTCTATTCGCTGATCGTGACCCGTGACCGGGCGTTGCGCGAGAAACTCTCGCCGTGCCATTTCAACCAGCCGATGGTCCTGGAGGCTCCGTGTCTGGTGACGGTGTGCGCCGACGTGCACCGTTTTACGATGTGGTGCGAACAGCGCGACGCCGATCCGGCCTACGACAACTTCGCGTGGTTCCTGAACGCCTCGGCGGATGCGTGGCTGGCGACGCAGAATCTCTGCGTGGAGGCCGAACTGCACGGGCTGGGGATCTGCATCCTCGGCACGACGATCTATACCGCGGGTGACATTTCGCGGATCCTGGAGCTCCCGAAGGGGGTTATTCCCCTCACAACGGTAGTGCTGGGCTATCCGGCCGAATCGCCCGGGTTGACCGACCGCCTTCCGTTGGATGCGGTGGTCCATTACGAGAAATACACGGACTATACGACTGCGGAGATCGACGAACTGTGGGCCGAACGCGAGGAGTCGGAACTGACGAAACGGCTGCTGGAGGAGAACGGCCTGCCGAATCTGGCGAAGATCTTCACCGAACGGCGTTATGTGAGGCGGGACAACCTGGCCATCTCGGAGTCCTATTTTGCGCTGTTGAAAGAGAAGGGCTTCTTCAATCACTGA